The Ananas comosus cultivar F153 unplaced genomic scaffold, ASM154086v1, whole genome shotgun sequence genome has a segment encoding these proteins:
- the LOC109706407 gene encoding ATP-dependent Clp protease proteolytic subunit-related protein 1, chloroplastic-like, whose product MALALRCPLVSVSALCSSSSSSSSSSSSSSSSSSPRGAAAKSSFLPSLKPLLAAAAPNPRPDASRRSRMSLRCESGDPKSYDHIPKRFREENLKDGLIKNYKNAPRHLYGLTASQMDMFMTEDNPASRQAEKVTEESISSARNYLDNGGMYSLSGMTDGFSKYSMSVSMYRGGARGYGRPRTAPPDLPSLLLDARIVYLGMPIVPAVTELLVAQFMWLDYDNPSKPIYLYINSSGTQNEKMETVGSETEAYAIADTMAYCKSKVYTVNCGMAYGQAAMLLSLGAKGYRALQPNASTKLYLPKVNKSSGAVIDMWIKAKELDANTEYYIELLAKGIGKPKEEIKKDIERPKYFQAQEAIAYGIADKIIDARDAAFEKRNYDEMLAQSKAMRRGAGVGPQAAPSGFR is encoded by the exons ATGGCTCTCGCTCTCCGATGCCCCCTCGTCTCCGTCTCCGCCCTATgctcttcgtcgtcgtcgtcgtcgtcctcctcctcctcctcttcttcttcttcttctccccgAGGAGCGGCGGCGAAGAGCTCCTTTTTGCCCTCGCTCAAGCCGCTTCTCGCCGCGGCTGCGCCCAATCCTCGCCCAGATGCTTCTCGGAGGAGCAGGATGAGTTTGAGATGCGAGTCGGGGGATCCCAAGAGCTACGACCACATCCCGAAGCGGTTTCGGGAGGAAAATCTCAAGGATGGAT TGATCAAAAATTACAAGAATGCTCCTCGACATCTATACGGCCTTACTGCTTCCCAGATGGACATGTTTATGACAGAAGACAATCCAGCATCTAGGCAGGCAGAGAAAGTTACCGAG GAAAGCATTTCCTCGGCTAGAAACTACCTCGATAATGGAGGTATGTATAGTTTATCCGGCATGACAGATGGCTTCTCGAAATATAGTATGAGTGTGAGTATGTACCGAGGAGGAGCTCGAGGATATGGAAGACCCAGAACCGCTCCTCCGGATTTGCCTTCTTTGCTCTTAGATGCCCGAATTGTCTACCTTGGAATGCCT aTTGTTCCAGCTGTGACTGAGCTTCTTGTTGCTCAGTTTATGTGGTTAGACTACGATAATCCCTCCAAGCCTATATACTTGTATATTAATTCGTCAGGGACGCAG AATGAGAAGATGGAGACTGTTGGATCTGAAACTGAGGCGTACGCCATTGCTGACACTATGGCT TATTGTAAATCCAAGGTTTACACAGTGAATTGTGGCATGGCCTATGGCCAGGCAGCGATGCTGTTGTCCCTCGGTGCGAAGGGTTATCGAGCTCTGCAGCCAAACGCTTCCA CTAAATTGTACCTGCCTAAAGTTAATAAATCTAGCGGAGCAGTCATTGATATGTGGATTAAG GCAAAAGAACTCGATGCGAACACTGAATACTACATAGAATTACTGGCAAAAGGAATTGGTAAACCAAAGGAGGAGATTAAGAAAGATATTGAGCGCCCGAAATATTTCCAAGCACAAGAAGCGATCGCATATGGAATTGCAGACAAGATTATTGATGCACGAGATGCAGCATTTGAGAAGAGG AACTATGATGAGATGCTGGCACAGTCGAAAGCTATGCGGAGGGGCGCAGGGGTTGGTCCACAGGCAGCTCCATCCGGGTTTAGGTAG